One window of the Granulicella arctica genome contains the following:
- a CDS encoding glycoside hydrolase family 13 protein translates to MGNLMDLNERGVGGTGFARWTMMTRAAVVLALAAMCGSAAQGQMTAATHAGAADGPWWKHAVIYEIYPRSFQDSNGDGVGDLNGITQRMGYLQSLGVDAIWISPMYPSPQVDFGYDISNYVGVDPQYGTLADFDKLVAAGKEHHVRVILDMVLNHTSDKHAWFVESASSRTNPRADWYVWKDPKGFDAQGKPIPPNNWISGFGGSAWEWVPARKQFYYHEFYKQQPDLNWRNPVVEKAAFDAMRFWLDRGVAGFRLDAIPTLFEDPQMRDNPVEKPGLNAQGDPNLSDMYTSNLPEVHDVIRRMRAMADSYPGNRVLIGETYLPNIAELNKWYGGEKQDELQLPMDMQVGFTNKLDVPLLRQRIKDVETQIGKNHPLLVFDNHDNGRSWERYGDGVHNEAIARLIATLLFTSRSTALMYYGEELGMVTSTPTRKEDVQDPIGITGWPKEKGRDGERTPMQWDASVDAGFSTAAKTWLPVAADYKTVNVKVEEGEPNSLLNWHKKLIALRRDNSALRDGSMTMLDESNNSVLSFVRKGPAGSVVTVLNLTGTEQTVSLDVSGSVTTLVTDVPGLMTGVSLKKMVVPAFGSWVGAVK, encoded by the coding sequence ATGGGAAATTTGATGGACTTGAACGAGCGGGGCGTGGGCGGGACAGGCTTCGCTCGATGGACGATGATGACGCGGGCAGCGGTCGTGCTGGCGCTGGCGGCGATGTGCGGGTCGGCGGCACAGGGGCAGATGACGGCAGCGACTCATGCCGGGGCGGCTGACGGTCCGTGGTGGAAGCATGCGGTGATCTATGAGATCTATCCGCGCAGCTTTCAGGACTCGAACGGCGACGGTGTTGGGGACCTGAACGGGATTACGCAGCGGATGGGTTACCTGCAATCGCTGGGTGTGGATGCGATCTGGATCTCGCCAATGTATCCCTCGCCGCAGGTGGATTTCGGGTATGACATCTCGAACTATGTCGGTGTCGATCCGCAGTATGGAACGCTGGCAGACTTCGACAAGCTGGTGGCTGCGGGCAAGGAGCATCATGTTCGCGTGATCCTGGACATGGTGCTGAACCATACTTCGGACAAGCATGCGTGGTTTGTCGAGTCGGCCAGTTCGCGGACGAACCCGAGGGCGGACTGGTATGTATGGAAGGACCCGAAGGGGTTCGATGCGCAGGGAAAACCGATTCCGCCGAACAACTGGATCAGCGGCTTTGGCGGGTCGGCGTGGGAGTGGGTTCCGGCGCGAAAGCAGTTTTATTATCACGAGTTCTACAAGCAGCAGCCGGACCTGAATTGGCGCAACCCGGTGGTTGAGAAGGCAGCGTTCGATGCGATGCGGTTCTGGCTGGATCGCGGCGTGGCGGGCTTCCGGCTGGATGCGATTCCGACGCTGTTCGAAGATCCGCAGATGCGCGATAACCCAGTCGAGAAGCCGGGCTTGAATGCGCAGGGCGATCCGAACCTGAGTGATATGTATACGAGCAATCTGCCTGAGGTGCATGACGTGATTCGGCGGATGCGCGCGATGGCGGACAGCTATCCGGGGAACCGCGTGCTGATCGGCGAGACGTATCTGCCGAACATCGCTGAACTGAATAAGTGGTACGGCGGTGAGAAGCAGGACGAACTGCAATTACCGATGGATATGCAGGTCGGCTTTACAAACAAATTGGATGTACCGCTGCTGCGGCAGCGCATCAAGGATGTGGAGACCCAGATCGGGAAGAACCATCCACTGCTTGTGTTTGATAACCATGACAATGGGCGGAGCTGGGAGCGGTATGGCGACGGCGTCCATAACGAAGCGATTGCACGGTTGATTGCGACACTGCTGTTTACGTCGCGGTCTACGGCGCTGATGTACTACGGCGAAGAGCTGGGCATGGTGACGTCCACACCGACACGGAAGGAAGACGTGCAGGACCCGATCGGCATTACGGGATGGCCAAAGGAGAAGGGCCGTGATGGCGAGCGGACGCCGATGCAGTGGGACGCCTCGGTCGATGCGGGCTTCAGCACGGCGGCGAAGACGTGGCTTCCCGTGGCTGCCGACTACAAGACGGTGAACGTGAAGGTGGAGGAGGGTGAGCCGAACTCCCTGCTGAACTGGCACAAGAAGCTGATCGCTCTGCGGCGGGATAATAGTGCGCTGCGGGATGGATCGATGACCATGCTGGATGAGAGCAATAATTCTGTGCTTTCCTTTGTGCGGAAGGGTCCTGCTGGTTCGGTAGTGACGGTGTTGAATCTAACCGGGACTGAGCAGACTGTTTCGTTGGATGTTTCAGGTAGTGTAACTACTTTGGTTACAGATGTCCCGGGGCTGATGACGGGGGTCTCGTTGAAGAAGATGGTGGTGCCTGCGTTTGGAAGCTGGGTTGGTGCTGTGAAGTAG
- a CDS encoding alpha,alpha-trehalase, giving the protein MNALRSKCVLLVLLAAGISADGSAQVAAADAADNAKILTYIKGGWDTLSRSMSECKSVVDLKVTTAPILYLPAGMATPASVVAMQQQCKVQVEHLPRKIDHMGDVKVSEIPKEGLLYLPNKYVVPGGRFNEMYGWDSYFILLGLVQDGRTALAQGMVENFFFEIENYGAILNANRTYFFTRSQPPLLTSMIRDVYEHPSADTPVSKEWLAKAYGYAERDYALWTHNPHLAGSTGLARYEDLGAGPVPEMADDSGYYPDVIRWLVVHPEAHTNYLVDAPENPNAAQAAELATTSCDISTSKVCARAHVDGHRLSADFYRGDRAMRESGFDSSFRFGPFSGSTDHYAPVCLNSLLYKYETDMALFATELGRKADATMWTSRAAARKKAVDKYLWVAAKGLYEDYDFSAGQSSSYNYISTFYPLWAGMASPAQAKAVAEHLSLFEHDGGIAMSETTSGVQWDLPFGWAPTNWLAVSGLARYGYGADAARVATKFMSTVRQNYLLDGTIREKYNVVSGSANVKVAAGYKSNVVGFGWTNGVYLMMEALVGRGQ; this is encoded by the coding sequence ATGAATGCTTTGCGTAGCAAGTGTGTCCTGCTGGTCTTGCTGGCGGCGGGAATTTCGGCGGACGGTTCGGCGCAGGTTGCGGCGGCTGATGCTGCCGACAATGCGAAGATCCTGACGTACATCAAGGGTGGTTGGGATACGCTGTCGCGGTCGATGTCGGAGTGTAAGTCGGTTGTGGATTTGAAGGTGACGACTGCGCCGATCCTGTACCTGCCTGCGGGTATGGCTACGCCTGCGTCGGTGGTGGCGATGCAGCAGCAGTGCAAGGTGCAGGTGGAGCATCTGCCGCGCAAGATCGACCACATGGGCGACGTGAAGGTGAGCGAGATCCCCAAGGAAGGTCTGCTGTACCTGCCGAACAAGTACGTGGTGCCGGGTGGGCGCTTCAACGAGATGTATGGGTGGGATAGCTACTTCATCCTGCTGGGGCTGGTGCAGGACGGTCGGACTGCGCTGGCGCAGGGGATGGTTGAGAACTTCTTCTTTGAGATTGAGAACTACGGGGCGATTCTGAATGCGAATCGGACTTACTTCTTTACGCGATCGCAACCGCCGCTGCTGACGTCGATGATTCGCGATGTGTATGAGCATCCTTCGGCGGATACGCCTGTCTCGAAGGAGTGGCTGGCGAAGGCTTATGGCTATGCTGAGCGGGATTATGCGTTGTGGACTCATAATCCGCATCTGGCTGGCAGCACAGGGCTGGCGCGGTATGAGGATCTGGGTGCTGGGCCGGTGCCGGAGATGGCGGATGATAGTGGATATTATCCGGATGTGATTCGGTGGCTGGTGGTGCATCCTGAGGCTCATACGAACTACCTTGTCGATGCACCGGAGAATCCCAATGCGGCGCAGGCGGCGGAGTTGGCAACGACTAGCTGCGATATTTCTACTTCGAAGGTGTGCGCGCGGGCCCATGTGGACGGGCATCGGCTGAGTGCTGATTTCTATCGCGGAGATCGGGCGATGCGGGAGTCGGGATTCGATTCGAGCTTCCGGTTTGGACCGTTCAGCGGATCGACGGATCACTATGCGCCAGTCTGTCTGAATAGCCTGCTTTATAAGTACGAGACGGACATGGCACTCTTCGCTACGGAGCTTGGGCGAAAGGCGGATGCGACGATGTGGACGAGTCGCGCGGCGGCGCGTAAGAAGGCGGTAGACAAGTACCTATGGGTCGCGGCGAAGGGCTTGTATGAGGACTATGACTTCTCTGCCGGGCAGTCCTCTTCGTATAACTACATCAGCACGTTCTACCCGCTGTGGGCGGGGATGGCGAGCCCGGCGCAGGCCAAGGCTGTGGCGGAACATCTTTCCCTCTTCGAGCATGATGGCGGGATCGCGATGAGCGAGACGACCTCGGGCGTGCAGTGGGATCTGCCGTTCGGATGGGCTCCGACGAACTGGCTGGCGGTGAGTGGACTGGCACGATACGGGTATGGCGCGGATGCGGCGCGGGTGGCTACGAAGTTTATGAGTACGGTGCGGCAGAACTATCTTTTGGATGGGACGATCCGTGAGAAATACAACGTGGTGAGCGGGTCGGCGAATGTGAAGGTTGCTGCGGGGTACAAGAGCAATGTGGTTGGGTTCGGGTGGACGAATGGGGTTTATCTGATGATGGAGGCTTTGGTGGGGCGGGGACAGTAG
- a CDS encoding amylo-alpha-1,6-glucosidase gives MRHIVPILTLLVTATVLAAQSPFPISESGLTINSHVEAGKPFTVAGERGVLLGQQEGTFEAWVLPVKLLSHFAITANVEGYSVPIDLNAAASEIEVFPDHTTITYSHIAFTIRQIMFAPDTAPDGTGAVVLFQIDSTRPMDLTFSFTPDMLQMWPQPNQGVPSAEWVAQGTTGHYILHTDLPNLTGAVSMPGAQSGIMAPYQEKPQVHPLELKLHYDPKRDADRYVPLLLAMGRTPETATNAALQAKLDSLASTLPQIYEAHAAKYVRLEQDLTTITTPDPALNDDLRWAELSIEQLKARAPSGEIGLVAGYYSSGDSARPGFGWFFGRDSLYTLYAVNSFGDFALTRAELDFLIKRQRADGKMMHEYSQTAAAVDWKSLPYMYAAADATPLFLTQMLDYVRSSGDLDYLRQNREAIQKAWAFETTHDTDGDGIYDNAQGTGWVESWPHGMPHQEIYLALFDQQASAAMADLSTLLGDTATAATAKARALTLTTKIEAEYYNSATHEYAFSHNPDNTVDPTRTIYPAVAYWNANTPGLAHPEASLRLWASHDLSTDWGLRDVAESDPVYDPISYHQGSVWPLFTGWASLAEYRTDHPLAGYTHLMQTANLTTAQDLGAVTELLSGAYFDPFGRSTSHQLWSSAMVIIPALRGLFGIDIDAPANTLTLNPSLPADWETATVHHLHAGTSILDLSYQRTGPNLTIRSTAVTGKPFRLITNNKAAHASTDGTTLTIPLPPVEVAVSQSLPLPGARTAQMKVLNQIQTPHTLTLELEAQAASTQTLKLRRNQPNLRLTAEGATIQADTLKITFPPGTSYQPKTVTLHW, from the coding sequence ATGCGACACATCGTCCCGATCCTGACCCTGCTCGTCACAGCGACCGTGCTCGCCGCCCAGTCCCCGTTTCCCATCTCCGAGTCGGGCCTCACCATCAACAGCCACGTCGAGGCAGGAAAGCCCTTCACCGTCGCTGGTGAGCGAGGCGTGCTCCTCGGGCAGCAGGAGGGAACCTTCGAGGCCTGGGTTCTCCCCGTCAAGCTCCTCAGCCACTTCGCCATTACCGCCAACGTCGAAGGCTACTCCGTCCCTATCGATCTCAACGCCGCCGCCAGCGAGATCGAAGTCTTCCCCGATCACACCACCATCACCTACTCCCACATCGCCTTCACCATCCGTCAGATCATGTTCGCCCCCGACACCGCACCCGACGGTACCGGCGCCGTAGTTCTCTTCCAGATCGACTCCACCCGTCCCATGGACCTCACCTTCAGCTTCACTCCTGACATGCTCCAGATGTGGCCCCAGCCCAACCAGGGTGTGCCCTCCGCCGAGTGGGTCGCCCAAGGCACCACCGGCCACTACATCCTCCATACCGACCTTCCTAACCTCACCGGCGCAGTATCCATGCCTGGGGCCCAATCCGGCATCATGGCTCCCTACCAGGAGAAGCCGCAGGTCCACCCCCTCGAACTCAAGCTCCACTACGACCCCAAGCGGGATGCCGACCGCTACGTCCCGCTCCTCCTCGCCATGGGCCGCACCCCCGAGACAGCCACCAACGCCGCCCTCCAGGCAAAGTTGGATAGCCTCGCCAGCACCCTCCCCCAGATCTACGAAGCCCACGCTGCAAAGTACGTCCGACTCGAGCAGGACCTTACCACCATCACCACGCCCGACCCCGCACTCAATGACGATCTCCGCTGGGCCGAGCTCTCCATCGAGCAGCTCAAAGCCCGCGCACCCTCAGGCGAAATCGGCCTCGTCGCCGGCTACTACTCCTCTGGCGACTCCGCCCGCCCCGGCTTCGGTTGGTTCTTTGGTCGCGACTCCCTCTACACCCTCTACGCCGTCAACAGCTTCGGCGACTTCGCCCTCACCCGCGCCGAACTTGACTTCCTCATCAAGCGCCAACGCGCCGACGGCAAGATGATGCATGAGTACTCCCAAACCGCTGCCGCCGTCGATTGGAAATCGCTCCCTTACATGTACGCCGCAGCCGATGCCACGCCCCTTTTCCTCACCCAGATGCTCGACTACGTTCGCTCCTCCGGCGACCTCGACTACCTTCGCCAGAACCGCGAGGCCATCCAGAAAGCCTGGGCCTTCGAGACTACGCACGATACGGACGGCGACGGCATCTACGACAACGCCCAGGGCACTGGCTGGGTCGAATCATGGCCCCACGGCATGCCCCACCAGGAGATCTACCTGGCACTCTTCGACCAGCAAGCCTCTGCTGCCATGGCCGATCTATCAACGCTTCTAGGCGACACCGCAACCGCAGCCACCGCCAAAGCCCGCGCTCTCACCCTCACAACAAAAATAGAAGCCGAGTATTACAACTCCGCCACCCACGAGTACGCCTTCAGCCACAACCCCGATAACACCGTCGATCCCACCCGCACCATCTACCCCGCCGTGGCCTACTGGAACGCCAACACCCCCGGCCTGGCCCACCCCGAAGCCAGCCTTCGCCTCTGGGCCTCGCACGACCTCTCCACCGACTGGGGCCTCCGCGACGTAGCCGAGAGCGATCCTGTCTACGATCCCATCTCCTACCATCAGGGCTCCGTCTGGCCGCTCTTTACCGGCTGGGCCTCACTCGCGGAGTACCGCACTGACCATCCCCTCGCGGGCTACACCCACCTCATGCAGACCGCCAACCTCACCACCGCCCAGGACCTCGGAGCCGTCACCGAACTTCTCTCCGGTGCCTACTTCGACCCGTTCGGCCGCAGCACCTCGCACCAGCTCTGGTCCTCCGCCATGGTCATCATCCCCGCACTCCGCGGCCTCTTCGGGATCGACATCGACGCCCCCGCCAACACCCTCACCCTCAACCCCAGCCTCCCTGCCGACTGGGAGACCGCCACCGTCCACCACCTCCATGCCGGTACCAGCATCCTCGATCTCAGCTATCAGCGCACCGGCCCCAACCTCACCATCCGTAGCACCGCCGTTACCGGCAAGCCCTTCAGGCTCATCACGAACAACAAAGCTGCCCACGCCTCCACAGACGGCACCACCCTGACCATCCCTCTCCCGCCCGTCGAGGTAGCCGTCTCCCAATCCCTACCTCTGCCGGGAGCCCGCACCGCCCAGATGAAGGTCCTCAACCAGATCCAGACTCCCCACACCCTGACCCTCGAACTCGAAGCTCAAGCGGCGTCCACCCAAACCCTGAAGCTCCGCCGCAACCAACCCAACCTCCGCCTCACCGCCGAGGGCGCCACCATCCAAGCCGACACCCTCAAGATCACCTTCCCACCCGGCACCAGCTACCAACCCAAGACCGTAACGCTCCACTGGTAG
- a CDS encoding tetratricopeptide repeat protein, with protein MNFLAYCVLFLQTSQQVQSADAAFHAGYAAMSKGDLAAADAAFAQAVRLTPKVAAGHSAYGAVLLAEGRVAAAVPELETAHRLDPKDDTAALNLAIAYSGQRRYADSAGLFRGLSSKTSLTAEASLAYATALVATGDGAGAVEQVRRALVEAPENAGLHDALGAVLAQQEHYVEAEPELKRAVTLDGGLAAAHLHLGSLYLVQHKTELAIAELTKAASLAPDDLATLLQLGRAQMTTRQDGAALTTLRHAVAVAPASSDATYALALALQNAGQSKEALPLFQRAAAAKPGVGAVLTNYALALVQTGNAKEAVPLYERALKLDATSPVLREDLGVAFLQQNDLDHAIEEFQDGLALPNQGAPITAELHYDLGLAMKLKDKLPAAIAEFELAEKFDPELPDPPYTLGVLYMQTGKFAEAAAAMERAASMQPENGEGWAILGNIYKELGQPDKAVVALRRGIALVPAQPSPHITLAAILAQQGDREGAAAERKKGAELSRIAVSRQRANFALNSGTALLKEGKVVEAIAQLQGAVEADPGYAAPHRALAEALERKGNVGDAAVERQKAESLEKRLE; from the coding sequence ATGAATTTTCTTGCTTATTGTGTGCTGTTTCTGCAGACCTCGCAGCAGGTGCAGTCGGCGGATGCTGCGTTTCATGCGGGGTACGCGGCTATGTCCAAGGGAGATCTTGCGGCTGCGGATGCGGCGTTTGCGCAGGCGGTGCGGCTGACGCCGAAGGTGGCCGCGGGGCACAGTGCGTATGGTGCGGTGCTGCTGGCCGAGGGGCGAGTTGCGGCAGCTGTTCCTGAGTTGGAGACAGCGCATCGACTTGACCCGAAGGATGATACGGCTGCGTTGAACCTTGCGATCGCCTACAGCGGGCAGCGGCGGTATGCGGACTCGGCGGGGCTGTTTCGTGGTTTGAGTTCAAAGACGAGCCTGACGGCTGAGGCTTCGCTGGCCTACGCGACGGCTTTGGTGGCGACGGGTGACGGGGCTGGTGCGGTCGAGCAGGTACGGCGTGCGTTGGTGGAGGCTCCGGAGAATGCGGGGCTGCATGATGCGCTGGGTGCGGTGTTGGCTCAGCAGGAGCACTATGTCGAGGCCGAGCCCGAGTTAAAGCGGGCGGTGACGCTCGATGGTGGGCTGGCTGCGGCACATCTTCATCTTGGATCGTTGTACCTAGTCCAGCATAAGACCGAGTTGGCGATTGCGGAGCTAACGAAGGCGGCGAGCCTTGCTCCGGACGATCTGGCTACGCTGCTGCAGCTTGGGCGGGCGCAGATGACGACTCGGCAGGATGGTGCGGCCTTGACTACGTTGCGTCATGCAGTGGCGGTTGCCCCGGCCTCGAGCGATGCTACATACGCGCTGGCGCTGGCGCTTCAGAACGCCGGGCAGAGCAAGGAGGCGCTGCCGCTGTTCCAGAGGGCTGCGGCTGCGAAGCCGGGAGTTGGAGCGGTGCTGACGAACTATGCGCTGGCGCTGGTGCAGACGGGGAACGCGAAGGAGGCGGTGCCGCTGTATGAGCGGGCGCTGAAGCTGGATGCGACAAGTCCGGTGCTGCGTGAGGATCTTGGCGTGGCGTTTCTACAGCAGAACGATCTGGACCATGCGATCGAGGAGTTCCAGGATGGGCTGGCGCTGCCGAATCAGGGTGCTCCGATTACGGCTGAGCTGCACTATGACCTTGGGCTGGCGATGAAGCTGAAGGACAAGCTGCCCGCGGCGATTGCCGAGTTTGAGCTGGCGGAGAAGTTCGATCCGGAGCTACCCGATCCGCCGTATACGCTGGGCGTGCTCTACATGCAGACGGGCAAGTTTGCGGAGGCCGCGGCAGCGATGGAGCGGGCGGCCAGCATGCAGCCGGAGAACGGCGAAGGGTGGGCGATCCTCGGGAATATCTACAAGGAGTTGGGCCAGCCGGACAAGGCGGTCGTGGCGCTGCGGCGCGGGATTGCGCTGGTGCCGGCACAGCCTAGTCCGCACATTACGCTGGCGGCGATTCTGGCTCAGCAGGGGGATCGCGAGGGCGCGGCGGCGGAGCGGAAGAAGGGTGCGGAGCTGAGCCGAATCGCCGTGAGTCGGCAACGAGCTAACTTTGCGCTGAACAGTGGGACGGCCCTGTTGAAGGAAGGCAAGGTTGTGGAGGCGATTGCCCAATTACAGGGTGCGGTGGAGGCCGATCCGGGGTATGCCGCGCCGCATCGTGCGCTTGCGGAGGCTCTGGAGCGCAAGGGGAATGTAGGAGATGCAGCGGTGGAGCGGCAGAAGGCTGAGTCGCTTGAAAAGCGGCTGGAGTAA
- a CDS encoding glycoside hydrolase family 130 protein, with amino-acid sequence MNRLLHLVPFLLLCAASGLAQQWTIGLFTRPVNAPVIIPDKATLFSDPIQDPAIHDGPVHWEALHTFNPAAVVRNGKVFVLYRAEDDTGRMQIGLHTSRLGLAQSDDGLHFTRLPEPVFYPAEDAQKSREWPGGVEDPRIVESDDGTYVLTYTQWNRITYSIGIATSKDLLHWTKYGPAFLGAAGGKYDHLQYKSGGIVTHLAGDRLLAAKINGQYWMYWGEGALHLATSPDLIHWTPVETPAGAPLEVLTRRPGHFDSGFPEVGPPPVLTSVGIVVLYNGKNDPATGDPTLGANAYAAGEALFKADNPAAFIEHQAQTALKPEMPYEKTGQYVAGTTFAEGLVHFHHKWFLYYGCADSAVGVVTAPEK; translated from the coding sequence ATGAACAGACTCCTCCATCTCGTGCCCTTCCTCCTCTTGTGTGCCGCGTCCGGTCTTGCCCAGCAGTGGACCATCGGCCTCTTCACCCGTCCGGTGAACGCTCCCGTCATCATTCCCGACAAGGCAACGCTCTTCAGCGATCCCATCCAAGATCCGGCCATCCACGACGGCCCCGTCCACTGGGAGGCGCTCCACACCTTCAACCCCGCAGCCGTCGTCCGCAACGGCAAGGTCTTCGTCCTCTATCGCGCCGAAGACGACACCGGCCGCATGCAGATCGGCCTCCACACCTCTCGCCTTGGCTTGGCCCAGAGCGACGATGGCCTCCACTTCACCCGTCTCCCCGAACCTGTCTTCTACCCCGCCGAAGATGCTCAGAAGTCCCGCGAGTGGCCCGGTGGCGTCGAAGATCCTCGCATCGTCGAGTCCGACGACGGCACCTACGTTCTCACCTACACCCAGTGGAACCGCATCACCTACTCCATCGGCATCGCCACCTCCAAAGACCTCCTTCACTGGACCAAGTACGGCCCGGCCTTCCTCGGAGCCGCAGGCGGCAAGTATGACCATCTCCAATACAAATCCGGCGGCATCGTCACCCACCTCGCAGGAGACCGCCTCCTCGCTGCAAAGATCAACGGGCAATACTGGATGTACTGGGGCGAAGGCGCACTCCATCTCGCCACCTCACCCGACCTCATTCACTGGACCCCCGTCGAAACTCCCGCAGGTGCGCCGCTCGAGGTTCTTACCCGCCGCCCCGGCCACTTCGACAGCGGCTTCCCCGAGGTAGGCCCACCGCCCGTCCTCACGAGCGTTGGCATCGTCGTCCTCTACAACGGCAAAAACGATCCCGCCACCGGCGATCCCACTCTCGGTGCCAACGCCTACGCCGCTGGCGAAGCCCTCTTTAAAGCAGACAATCCCGCAGCCTTCATCGAGCATCAGGCGCAAACCGCCCTCAAACCAGAGATGCCTTACGAGAAGACGGGCCAGTACGTAGCCGGAACCACCTTCGCCGAAGGCTTAGTCCACTTCCACCACAAGTGGTTCCTCTACTACGGCTGCGCCGATTCAGCCGTAGGTGTAGTCACCGCCCCGGAAAAATAA